The genome window GATCCTGGAGGTCCTCGCCCGCCTGCGGGCGGGAGGCGTGGGCATCCCCCTCTGCCTGATGAGCTACGTCAACCCGCTCCTCGCCGCGGGGCTTCCGGGGTTTCTGGAGGAGGCGGCGCGGGCGGGGGCGGACGGGCTGATCGTCCCGGATCTCCCGCTGGAGGAGGCGGAGGCCATGCGGGGAGCGGCAGGGGCGGCCGGTTTGGCCTGGATCCCCCTGGCGGCGCCCACCACGCCGGATGAGCGGCTGGCCCGCATTGCCGCCACCGCCACCGGGTTTCTCTATCTGGTTTCGGTCACGGGGATCACCGGGGTGCGGGATCGGCTGCCGGAGGAAGTAGTGCAGCATCTGCGCCGGGCGCGCCGGCAGGCCGGCGGCGTCCTGGTGGCGGTGGGGTTCGGGATCTCCCGGCCGGATCACGCGGCCGGACTGGCCCCGGAGGCCGACGGGCTGGTGGTGGGCAGCGCCCTCATCCGGCATGCCGAGGCCTGCGGGTTCGACGAGGCCGCCCTCGCCGCCTTCGTCCACGCCATGCGGACGGCCGCGGCTCTCCCCGACGAAGGCCTTCCCGCCGATCGGGGGTCGGGATGAGGGGGACAACAGCGAGCCGTTCCCCCACATTGTGGTAAAACCAGGAAGCCCTGCTCGCGAGCCTTCCTTCTCTACTCGACTATAATTTTTCTCAGAGACGCCAGGCAGCGCCCGGTTGACCAACTACTCCGACACACTCTATAGGAGGGGCTTTCGCCCCGAACTTTGGGTCTTCGATGGCGCAAAGGTCGCGGCTCCCTATCGGAGGTGCCCAATGCGACTCCCTCGTTTGTTCGGTCGGAAACCTGCCCGCCCCGACCCGGAACCGCTCCGGCAGGCGATCCTTGCCTTCCTCCAGGCCCGCACCTGGTCGGAATCCCGGCGCGTGGTGGAGGAGCACCCGG of Thermoflexus hugenholtzii JAD2 contains these proteins:
- the trpA gene encoding tryptophan synthase subunit alpha, producing the protein MRGVEAVREAFRRARAERRAALILYWPVGYPDLEASIRIVGLLARAGADLIELGLPFSDPLADGPVIQRAVHRALQAGFRTPQILEVLARLRAGGVGIPLCLMSYVNPLLAAGLPGFLEEAARAGADGLIVPDLPLEEAEAMRGAAGAAGLAWIPLAAPTTPDERLARIAATATGFLYLVSVTGITGVRDRLPEEVVQHLRRARRQAGGVLVAVGFGISRPDHAAGLAPEADGLVVGSALIRHAEACGFDEAALAAFVHAMRTAAALPDEGLPADRGSG